In Actinoplanes sp. NBC_00393, a single genomic region encodes these proteins:
- a CDS encoding TolB family protein, which translates to MSDDAKLIVRGRGLRAGVAVAAVVAFVAPASAAVAGATEPGGSAGARTVRVSLADDGGQPDRFSGGPEVSANGRYVAYISAATNLVPGDTNDVPDVFVWDRRTRTTERVNLSSSGVQAVDGAHSGVRISADGRYVAFTSYADNLVPGDTNENSDVFIRDRVKGLTSRVSVSSAGVQGDNFSAFSLGLSSDGRYVLFDSDAANLVPGDTNGFRDVFLHDRHTSRTSRVSTATDGTQGNHQSQAPAISADGRYVVFESFAGNLVPGDANDQSDVFLRDRRTGRTALVSATPAGIPGLYNSFSPSISADGRLIAFMSDSPDLVEGDANGTVDVFVRDRRARQTTLVSLSDSGVPANDHCNSASISADGRYVVFHSPATTLVPGDTNAGDDVFVRDLDARTTSLVSVTTSGRQANDWSGDPSVSADGRVIAYLSYATNLVPGDTNEQPDVFARIR; encoded by the coding sequence ATGTCTGACGATGCAAAGTTGATAGTGCGGGGGCGTGGCCTTCGGGCCGGCGTCGCCGTGGCGGCGGTGGTGGCGTTCGTGGCGCCGGCCTCGGCCGCGGTGGCTGGGGCGACCGAGCCCGGCGGGTCTGCGGGGGCCCGGACGGTCCGGGTCAGCCTGGCTGACGACGGTGGCCAGCCCGACAGGTTCAGCGGCGGCCCGGAGGTGAGCGCGAACGGCCGGTACGTCGCGTACATCTCCGCCGCGACGAACCTGGTGCCCGGCGACACCAACGACGTCCCGGACGTCTTCGTCTGGGACCGGCGGACGCGGACGACCGAGCGGGTCAACCTGTCCAGCTCCGGCGTGCAGGCCGTCGACGGCGCGCACAGCGGGGTGCGGATTAGCGCGGACGGCCGATATGTCGCCTTCACCTCCTACGCCGACAATCTGGTGCCCGGCGATACGAACGAGAACTCCGACGTCTTCATCCGTGATCGGGTCAAGGGGCTGACCAGCCGGGTCAGTGTGTCGAGCGCCGGTGTGCAGGGCGACAACTTCAGCGCGTTCTCCCTCGGGCTCAGCTCCGACGGGCGGTACGTGCTGTTCGACTCGGACGCGGCGAACCTGGTGCCCGGCGACACCAACGGATTCCGGGACGTGTTCCTGCACGACCGGCACACCTCCCGGACCAGCCGGGTGAGCACCGCCACCGACGGCACCCAGGGCAATCATCAGAGCCAGGCGCCGGCGATCAGCGCCGACGGCCGGTACGTCGTCTTCGAATCGTTCGCCGGCAACCTGGTGCCCGGCGACGCCAACGACCAGTCCGATGTGTTCCTGCGGGACCGTCGGACCGGGCGGACCGCTCTGGTCAGTGCGACCCCGGCCGGCATTCCGGGCCTGTACAACAGCTTCTCCCCGTCGATCAGCGCCGACGGTCGGCTCATCGCCTTCATGTCCGACTCGCCGGACCTCGTCGAGGGTGACGCCAACGGCACGGTCGACGTCTTCGTCCGGGACCGCCGCGCGAGGCAGACGACACTGGTCAGCCTGTCCGACTCCGGTGTACCGGCGAACGACCACTGCAACTCCGCCTCGATCAGCGCGGATGGGCGCTACGTGGTGTTCCACTCCCCGGCGACGACCCTGGTTCCGGGGGACACCAACGCCGGCGACGACGTGTTCGTGCGGGACCTGGACGCCCGGACCACCAGTCTGGTGAGCGTGACCACCTCCGGCCGCCAGGCCAACGACTGGAGCGGCGACCCGTCAGTCAGCGCTGACGGCCGCGTCATCGCCTACCTCTCGTACGCCACCAACCTGGTGCCCGGCGACACCAACGAGCAGCCGGACGTGTTCGCCCGCATCCGATAG
- a CDS encoding histidine phosphatase family protein, with product MRTRVVVVRHGESVHSVEGVVGGVRGCRGLTETGHRQARAVAERLAGELAGPVAVYSSVLRRAVETARPIAAAFGTESVEDCGLCTWHMPDYADGMPVARFQSEHRAEGGGLYRPFEEGNESWAEVMVRLGRTITGIAQRHRGGTAVLVGHSETVGGSFHALGGQPLFPAFDLEVAPASVTEWVTDGDPAAWPPARWALRRFSA from the coding sequence GTGCGTACGCGTGTGGTGGTCGTCCGGCACGGGGAGTCGGTGCACTCGGTGGAGGGAGTGGTCGGTGGGGTACGTGGGTGTCGCGGGCTGACCGAGACCGGCCATCGGCAGGCGCGGGCCGTGGCGGAGCGGCTGGCCGGGGAGCTGGCCGGGCCGGTCGCGGTGTACTCGTCGGTGTTGCGGCGGGCGGTGGAGACGGCCCGGCCGATCGCGGCCGCGTTCGGGACCGAGAGCGTCGAGGACTGCGGGCTGTGCACCTGGCACATGCCGGACTATGCGGACGGGATGCCGGTGGCGCGCTTTCAGAGTGAGCACCGGGCCGAGGGTGGCGGGCTGTACCGGCCGTTCGAGGAGGGCAACGAGAGCTGGGCCGAGGTGATGGTGCGGCTCGGGCGGACGATCACCGGGATCGCGCAGCGGCACCGCGGCGGCACGGCCGTGCTGGTCGGGCACAGCGAGACCGTCGGCGGCTCGTTCCACGCGCTCGGCGGGCAGCCGCTGTTCCCGGCGTTCGACCTGGAGGTGGCGCCGGCGTCGGTGACCGAATGGGTCACCGACGGCGATCCGGCGGCCTGGCCGCCGGCGCGGTGGGCGCTGCGCCGCTTCAGCGCCTGA
- a CDS encoding alpha/beta hydrolase fold domain-containing protein encodes MMGSVLGYALRVVRVLPRPVQRAVLGRASAGEPPAVADFVRMLEIAGDMPETGPTDAELFARFPELAKVTVSEPAIAGVPARFYRGPESSGVGFVWVHGGAFVSGSLSMAEAHFVALALAARGIAVLSLDYRKALHGGHFPQASDDVLTGWLWAAQNMDAERLHLGGASAGGNIVAGVSKRLRDGAGPAPASVVLVYPAVHAELPEWPAEQFAIVRRARNAVYFSPTWVAEMSRHYAGSDETLKDPYAFAGNGDVGGLPPTFVLNCEADTLRASGEAYAGQLRAAGVEVSVHMEPGAAHGCVGDPFTSAAANSIDRIAGWLLGRPLS; translated from the coding sequence ATGATGGGTTCCGTTCTCGGATATGCGCTGCGGGTGGTGCGGGTTCTGCCGCGGCCGGTGCAGCGCGCCGTGCTGGGGCGGGCGTCGGCGGGGGAACCGCCGGCGGTCGCTGATTTCGTGCGGATGCTGGAGATTGCCGGGGACATGCCGGAGACCGGGCCGACCGATGCGGAACTGTTCGCGCGGTTTCCCGAGCTGGCGAAGGTGACGGTGAGCGAGCCGGCGATTGCGGGGGTGCCGGCGCGGTTTTATCGGGGGCCGGAAAGCTCGGGTGTCGGCTTTGTCTGGGTGCACGGCGGGGCGTTCGTGAGTGGTTCGCTGAGTATGGCGGAGGCGCATTTCGTGGCGCTGGCGCTGGCGGCCCGGGGGATCGCGGTGCTGTCGCTGGACTACCGCAAAGCGCTGCACGGCGGCCATTTCCCGCAGGCGTCCGATGATGTGCTGACCGGCTGGCTGTGGGCGGCGCAGAACATGGACGCGGAACGGCTGCATCTGGGTGGCGCCAGCGCGGGCGGGAACATCGTGGCGGGCGTGAGCAAACGGCTGCGTGACGGTGCGGGGCCAGCTCCGGCGTCGGTGGTGCTGGTTTATCCGGCGGTGCACGCGGAGTTGCCGGAATGGCCGGCGGAACAGTTCGCGATCGTGCGCCGGGCCCGGAACGCGGTGTATTTCTCGCCCACCTGGGTGGCCGAGATGAGCCGGCATTACGCCGGAAGTGACGAGACGTTGAAGGACCCTTATGCGTTCGCCGGAAACGGCGACGTGGGCGGGCTGCCGCCGACATTCGTGCTGAACTGCGAGGCGGACACGTTGCGCGCGTCCGGGGAAGCGTACGCCGGGCAGCTGCGCGCCGCGGGTGTAGAAGTGAGCGTGCACATGGAACCGGGCGCGGCCCACGGCTGCGTCGGCGACCCGTTCACGAGTGCGGCGGCCAACAGCATCGACCGGATCGCCGGATGGCTGCTCGGCCGCCCCTTATCCTGA
- a CDS encoding SIMPL domain-containing protein encodes MNRSRVTLSALVVLLVGSSWLLSGRPAYAAEPLRESVLVTGTGEVLGEPDTLTANFAVETTAATVDEALKNATGAATRMRDALVRAGTATADLQTSNVSINAKQNDDQKITGYAVHQGLTAQIRDLPRAGAIMSAAIAAGGDAARLNGVSFAVENDTALLAEARRKAFADARAKAELYAREAGRPLGRVIRISEEAPNYYGGTGGDYKSMAAADFAVPVEPGRQQLTATVTVEWALQADS; translated from the coding sequence ATGAACAGATCACGTGTCACGCTGTCCGCACTCGTCGTCCTCCTGGTGGGCTCGTCATGGCTGCTCAGCGGCCGTCCCGCTTACGCCGCTGAACCTCTGCGGGAAAGCGTGCTGGTCACCGGGACCGGCGAGGTGCTCGGTGAGCCGGACACGCTCACCGCGAACTTCGCGGTCGAGACCACCGCTGCCACCGTCGACGAAGCCCTGAAGAACGCGACGGGCGCGGCCACCCGGATGCGGGACGCGCTCGTCCGCGCCGGGACTGCCACAGCCGACCTCCAGACGTCGAACGTCTCCATCAACGCGAAACAGAACGACGATCAGAAGATCACCGGCTACGCCGTGCATCAGGGGCTGACCGCGCAGATCCGGGATCTGCCGCGGGCCGGGGCGATCATGTCCGCGGCCATCGCGGCCGGTGGTGATGCGGCACGGCTGAACGGTGTGTCGTTCGCTGTCGAGAACGACACCGCCCTGCTCGCCGAAGCACGCAGGAAGGCGTTCGCCGACGCCCGGGCGAAGGCCGAGTTGTACGCACGGGAGGCCGGCCGGCCACTCGGCCGGGTCATCAGGATCAGCGAGGAGGCGCCCAACTACTACGGAGGTACGGGTGGCGACTACAAGTCGATGGCCGCGGCCGACTTCGCCGTTCCGGTCGAGCCGGGCCGCCAGCAACTGACGGCGACGGTCACCGTGGAGTGGGCTCTTCAAGCGGACAGCTGA
- a CDS encoding S-(hydroxymethyl)mycothiol dehydrogenase, which produces MQQVKAVIARAKGAPVELVTINVPDPGPGEAVVKIQACGVCHTDLHYREGGINDDFPFLLGHEAAGVVESVGAGVTEVAPGDFVVLNWRAVCGQCRACKRGDLHYCFATHNAKQKMTLEDGTELSPALGIGAFAEKTLVAAGQCTKVDPSARAAAVGLLGCGVMAGIGAAINTGAVTRGRSVAVIGCGGVGVAAVAGAALAGASPIIAVDIDERKLEAARKLGATHLVDSSKSDPVAEIKRIAASVYEGADGADVVIEAVGRPETWKQAFYARDLAGVLVLVGVPTPDMKVPDLPLIDVFGRGGALKSSWYGDCLPSRDFPMLVDLYKQGRLDLDAFVTEEIGIEDVEAAFARMHGHAEPVLRSVVIL; this is translated from the coding sequence ATGCAGCAGGTGAAGGCCGTCATCGCGCGCGCGAAAGGCGCACCGGTCGAGTTGGTGACGATTAACGTGCCGGACCCGGGGCCGGGCGAGGCGGTGGTGAAGATCCAGGCGTGCGGGGTGTGTCACACCGACCTGCACTACCGGGAGGGTGGCATCAACGACGACTTCCCGTTCCTGCTCGGCCACGAGGCGGCCGGTGTGGTGGAGTCCGTCGGCGCCGGGGTCACCGAGGTGGCGCCGGGTGATTTCGTGGTGCTGAACTGGCGGGCCGTCTGCGGGCAGTGCCGGGCCTGCAAGCGCGGCGACCTGCACTACTGCTTCGCCACGCACAACGCGAAGCAGAAGATGACCCTGGAGGACGGCACCGAGCTGTCGCCGGCGCTGGGCATCGGCGCGTTCGCGGAGAAGACGCTGGTCGCGGCCGGGCAGTGCACGAAGGTGGACCCGTCAGCGCGGGCCGCGGCCGTCGGGCTGCTGGGCTGCGGCGTGATGGCCGGCATCGGTGCGGCGATCAACACCGGCGCGGTGACCCGCGGTAGGTCGGTCGCGGTGATCGGCTGCGGTGGGGTCGGCGTGGCCGCGGTCGCCGGTGCGGCGCTGGCCGGCGCTTCGCCGATCATCGCGGTGGACATCGACGAGCGCAAGCTGGAGGCGGCCCGCAAGCTGGGCGCCACGCACCTGGTCGACTCGTCGAAGAGCGACCCGGTGGCGGAGATCAAGCGGATCGCGGCTTCGGTTTATGAGGGTGCGGACGGCGCCGATGTGGTGATCGAGGCGGTGGGCCGGCCGGAGACGTGGAAGCAGGCGTTCTACGCCCGTGACCTGGCCGGGGTGCTGGTGCTGGTCGGTGTGCCGACGCCGGACATGAAGGTGCCGGACCTGCCGCTGATCGACGTGTTCGGCCGGGGCGGCGCGCTGAAGTCCAGCTGGTACGGCGACTGCCTGCCGTCGCGCGACTTCCCGATGCTGGTGGACCTGTACAAGCAGGGCCGGCTCGACCTGGACGCGTTCGTCACCGAGGAGATCGGCATCGAGGACGTGGAGGCGGCGTTCGCCCGGATGCACGGGCACGCCGAGCCGGTGCTGCGCTCGGTGGTGATCCTGTGA
- a CDS encoding family 78 glycoside hydrolase catalytic domain, producing the protein MNISSPRRLIAAGAAGLLALTLGAVPASAAGPGGHAPEAPARLTTNDLVRPNAVEGVPLFGWLPRDRDPGESQTGYQIRVSDGAGRAIWDSGKVAGGEQSHVAYRGPGLSEGRAYAWTVRTWDATGKVSPWAAAAGFETGISDSGWSGAQWIQRAATPRADDWALLRTEVPVQRGRVVRAIAYVAGSHTWELWVNGRRADRGSSFGYPGEGFYQAADVTRLVQGRGTLTLGALLHWYGAGQGRAAGVPGLLVKIAIEYADGTKQAVISDGSWRVHDGPYREGAVRNGEGERIEHADAQRAAAIGAWQQPGYDDALWSPPVVLGTHPVAPFTHLTGLDALVSESVVRPVRMLTADDGTPVADFGVVVPARPVVEFDAGAGGRTLTLRAGYELTANGRVSTAGEATQSTDMSYPYTQADGRQTFRAFTHLGFRYLEIPGANEDIKISEVRAELVHTAVEGPQASFTSSDATLNAVWKLMQRSALYSIQEQFVDTPTREKGQFLADAANISYATMQGFGERAATRKAIREFLASNRRYWTTGNDAGRYNAVYPNGDGKRDIPDFTELFVDWVWRWYEVTGDETLLAEAYPAIRETAGYVQRHIPASGPTAGLVTDLSGGSGQYRYGIIDWPAPGRFGYDMTTSARTVVNALGVEVLRRAADMATVLGKPEDAAGLRQTEQDLVAAMNARLRRADGIYVDGLLADGTQSSHAGQHASSYPIAFGIAPAADLPALAEHLAAAGMRQGPMTAHWLLRALADAGRPDAVLRLLTNHDDLGWARILDQGGTFTWEAWAMEAGANYSQSHGWGAQAAVDVMETMLGIRLGEAGGRTVVLAPPATGLQHAAGSVPTQRGEVKLSWQRVANGLRVAARIPVNVTARIELPTPAGVAYRASGARLISSGNGLTVFEAGSGDVRFTPVPAPN; encoded by the coding sequence ATGAACATCAGTTCTCCGCGCCGCCTGATTGCCGCCGGCGCTGCCGGCCTGCTCGCGCTGACCCTGGGTGCTGTCCCGGCGTCGGCGGCGGGCCCTGGTGGGCATGCCCCGGAGGCGCCCGCTCGCCTGACCACCAACGACCTGGTCCGGCCGAACGCTGTCGAGGGCGTCCCGCTCTTCGGCTGGCTGCCGCGGGACCGGGATCCGGGTGAGAGTCAGACCGGCTACCAGATCCGGGTCAGTGACGGCGCGGGCCGGGCGATCTGGGACTCCGGCAAGGTGGCCGGCGGGGAGCAGTCCCACGTCGCCTACCGCGGGCCGGGGCTGAGCGAGGGACGCGCGTACGCCTGGACCGTGCGGACCTGGGACGCGACCGGCAAGGTCTCCCCGTGGGCGGCCGCGGCGGGCTTCGAGACCGGGATCAGCGACAGCGGCTGGTCGGGGGCGCAGTGGATCCAGCGGGCGGCGACACCGCGGGCCGACGACTGGGCGCTGCTGCGCACCGAGGTGCCCGTCCAGCGCGGCCGGGTGGTGCGGGCGATCGCGTACGTGGCCGGCAGTCACACCTGGGAGCTGTGGGTCAACGGCAGGCGCGCCGACCGGGGCAGCTCGTTCGGGTATCCGGGCGAGGGCTTCTACCAGGCCGCCGACGTGACCCGGCTCGTCCAAGGCCGGGGCACGCTGACGCTCGGGGCGCTGCTGCACTGGTACGGGGCCGGGCAGGGGCGCGCGGCCGGCGTACCGGGGCTGCTTGTCAAAATCGCGATCGAGTACGCCGACGGAACGAAGCAGGCCGTGATCAGCGACGGGTCGTGGCGGGTGCACGACGGCCCGTACCGGGAAGGCGCCGTGCGCAACGGCGAGGGCGAGCGGATCGAGCACGCCGACGCGCAACGCGCGGCGGCCATCGGGGCCTGGCAGCAGCCGGGGTACGACGACGCGCTCTGGTCCCCGCCGGTCGTGCTCGGCACCCATCCGGTGGCCCCGTTCACCCACCTGACCGGCCTGGACGCCCTGGTCAGCGAGTCGGTAGTGCGGCCGGTGCGGATGCTCACCGCCGACGACGGCACCCCGGTCGCCGACTTCGGCGTGGTCGTCCCGGCCCGCCCGGTGGTCGAGTTCGACGCGGGTGCCGGGGGCCGGACGCTGACGCTGCGGGCCGGCTACGAGCTGACCGCGAACGGCCGGGTGTCGACGGCCGGCGAGGCGACCCAGAGCACCGACATGTCGTACCCGTACACCCAGGCCGACGGCCGGCAGACCTTCCGCGCCTTCACCCACCTGGGCTTCCGCTACCTGGAGATTCCCGGCGCCAACGAAGACATCAAGATCAGCGAGGTACGCGCCGAGCTCGTGCACACCGCCGTCGAAGGCCCGCAGGCGTCGTTCACCAGCAGCGACGCCACACTGAACGCGGTGTGGAAGCTGATGCAACGCTCCGCGCTGTACTCGATCCAGGAGCAGTTCGTCGACACCCCGACCAGGGAGAAGGGCCAGTTCCTGGCGGACGCGGCGAACATCTCGTACGCCACCATGCAAGGCTTCGGCGAGCGGGCCGCGACCCGCAAGGCGATCCGCGAGTTCCTGGCGTCGAACCGGCGCTACTGGACCACCGGCAACGACGCCGGCCGCTACAACGCGGTCTATCCGAACGGTGACGGCAAACGCGACATCCCCGACTTCACCGAGCTGTTCGTCGACTGGGTGTGGCGCTGGTACGAGGTGACCGGCGACGAGACGCTGCTCGCCGAGGCGTACCCGGCGATCCGGGAGACCGCGGGCTACGTGCAGCGGCACATCCCGGCGAGCGGGCCGACCGCCGGCCTGGTCACCGACCTGAGCGGCGGCAGCGGTCAGTACCGGTACGGGATCATCGACTGGCCGGCGCCGGGACGCTTCGGCTACGACATGACGACGTCCGCCCGAACCGTGGTCAACGCGCTCGGCGTGGAGGTGCTGCGCCGGGCCGCCGACATGGCCACGGTCCTGGGCAAACCGGAGGACGCGGCCGGGTTGCGGCAGACCGAGCAGGACCTGGTCGCTGCGATGAACGCGCGGCTGCGGCGGGCCGACGGCATCTATGTCGACGGTCTGCTCGCCGACGGCACCCAGTCCTCGCATGCCGGGCAGCACGCATCCTCGTACCCCATCGCCTTCGGCATCGCACCCGCCGCCGACCTGCCCGCGCTCGCCGAACATCTCGCTGCCGCAGGCATGCGGCAGGGACCGATGACCGCGCACTGGCTGCTGCGCGCGCTCGCCGACGCCGGGCGGCCGGATGCGGTGCTGCGGCTGCTCACCAACCATGACGACCTTGGCTGGGCGCGCATCCTGGACCAGGGCGGCACGTTCACCTGGGAGGCGTGGGCGATGGAGGCCGGGGCCAACTACAGCCAGTCGCACGGGTGGGGTGCGCAGGCCGCGGTCGACGTCATGGAGACCATGCTCGGCATCCGGCTGGGCGAGGCCGGTGGGCGTACGGTCGTGCTCGCTCCCCCGGCCACCGGCCTGCAGCATGCGGCCGGCTCGGTCCCCACCCAGCGCGGCGAGGTGAAACTGTCCTGGCAGCGGGTGGCGAACGGCCTGCGGGTCGCCGCCCGGATCCCGGTCAACGTCACCGCGCGGATCGAGCTGCCGACACCGGCGGGCGTGGCCTATCGCGCGAGCGGCGCGCGACTCATCAGCAGCGGCAACGGCCTGACAGTATTCGAGGCCGGTTCCGGCGACGTACGCTTCACGCCGGTCCCGGCCCCGAACTGA